A genomic window from Lycium barbarum isolate Lr01 chromosome 4, ASM1917538v2, whole genome shotgun sequence includes:
- the LOC132636209 gene encoding uncharacterized protein LOC132636209: protein MLLRSVSAPILKSCVIGPSPEPIIRTISASISISLNHDPIIKKISTTVSDRNFNELYKIKIKPFPKGGYSQFASKCSQNQETVTSSLSFGVSTSMSLVSEMERLDQECAVLENGGGSGSGGGRICGGGDGSDHGFESIEDYYQEMIKVDPNNLLFLGNYAKFLKEVKGDVVKAEEYCGRAIVANANDGDIFSLYGDLVWDAHKDADRADCYYNQAVKASPNDCYVLASYARFLWDAGTDDDEEEEEDVDKATYIMNTSSVNFLKGVDSFPSPPITAS from the exons ATGCTTCTGAGAAGTGTCTCTGCACCAATCttgaaatcatgtgttataggtCCATCTCCAGAACCAATTATCAGAACCATTAGTGCTTCAATTTCTATCTCCTTAAATCATGACCCCATCATAAAGAAAATCTCAACGACTGTATCAGACCGCAACTTTAATGAATTGTACAAAATCAAGATTAAGCCTTTTCCAAAAGGAGGTTATTCTCAGTTTGCTTCAAAATGCTCACAGAATCAAGAAACTGTTACCAGCAGTTTGAGTTTTGGTGTTAGTACTAGTATGTCATTGGTATCTGAAATGGAAAGGTTGGATCAAGAATGTGCTGTTTTAGAAAATGGCGGTGGCAGTGGCAGTGGCGGTGGCCGGATTTGTGGTGGTGGAGATGGAAGTGATCATGGGTTTGAGAGTATTGAGGACTATTATCAGGAGATGATCAAGGTTGATCCTAATAATCTTCTTTTTCTAGGAAACTATGCCAAATTCTTGAAAGAG GTTAAAGGAGATGTTGTGAAAGCAGAAGAGTATTGTGGAAGAGCAATAGTGGCAAATGCAAATGATGGGGATATATTTTCACTATATGGGGATTTGGTATGGGATGCTCATAAGGATGCTGATAGGGCTGACTGCTACTATAATCAAGCTGTGAAGGCTTCTCCTAATGATTG TTATGTTCTTGCTTCATATGCTCGGTTTCTTTGGGATGCTGGGactgatgatgatgaagaagaagaagaagatgttgATAAGGCTACTTATATTATGAATACTTCATCAGTCAATTTCCTTAAAGGAGTAGATAGTTTCCCCTCACCTCCCATCACTGCTTCTTGA